A region of Streptomyces paludis DNA encodes the following proteins:
- the cdgB gene encoding diguanylate cyclase CdgB, with protein METESEPYVRLATLRQLHQAIAELNTARSLADTLQTVADGVVTGLGYELACVNVVQADGDLVVAAFAGSTAAESLITGRVGSRGSWERRLAMGESWGDLRFIPHTEGWVLLEDDVPQWFTEGPYPRFEDEWHPQDRLYAPMYAAARRDPPAHARGGGGELLGVISVDRPRGGRRPGPWGQEALQMYASQAAIAISNARLRANMQRALVRLEREQQALRASEESFRQAFEYAPSGMAIAEMGGDQHGRLLRTNDALCRLLGRPASAMRRHSFSDLVHPEDIGTLLRTSAEGGRAELRLERRDGTYVWVSLRNSVVADTTDGPRFLLTHVEDIEERKGRELQLAHRASHDSLTGLPNSAELRSRLSARLCSRPHALRETAVEALDAAYGGYDGTVVHKPGYDPYDGYDGYGGYDAYEETSGGPRGGPFDHHVHLVAPTESGGGAPAEDGGDGAGDDGTKGLAVLFCDLDGFKSINDRFGHNTGDEVLIEVARRLTTGVRDGDTVARLGGDEFVVLADGLGAADAADLAVRLRNAIIPPIRVDGRAVRVGASFGISWASCGMSVEEVLQSADQRMYIEKRSRSKAPRRAG; from the coding sequence ATGGAGACCGAGTCGGAGCCGTACGTCCGCCTTGCGACCCTGCGGCAACTGCATCAGGCCATCGCCGAACTCAACACGGCCCGCAGCCTGGCGGACACCCTTCAGACCGTCGCTGACGGAGTCGTCACCGGGCTGGGTTACGAACTCGCCTGTGTCAACGTCGTCCAGGCCGACGGCGATCTCGTCGTGGCCGCCTTCGCCGGCAGCACCGCCGCGGAATCCCTGATCACCGGCCGGGTCGGCTCCCGCGGTTCCTGGGAGCGGCGGCTTGCGATGGGCGAGAGCTGGGGCGATCTGCGGTTCATACCGCACACCGAGGGCTGGGTGCTGCTGGAGGACGACGTTCCGCAGTGGTTCACCGAGGGCCCGTACCCCCGCTTCGAGGACGAGTGGCACCCGCAGGACCGTTTGTACGCCCCGATGTACGCGGCGGCCCGCCGCGACCCCCCGGCGCACGCCAGGGGCGGCGGGGGCGAACTCCTCGGCGTGATATCCGTCGACCGGCCGCGCGGCGGGCGCCGGCCGGGGCCCTGGGGGCAGGAAGCCCTCCAGATGTACGCGTCGCAGGCGGCGATTGCGATCAGTAACGCCCGGCTCCGCGCAAACATGCAGCGCGCGCTGGTCCGGCTGGAGCGCGAACAGCAGGCCCTGCGGGCCAGTGAGGAATCCTTCCGGCAGGCATTCGAGTACGCGCCGAGCGGTATGGCCATCGCCGAGATGGGCGGCGACCAGCACGGCCGGCTGCTGCGCACCAACGACGCGCTCTGCCGCCTCCTGGGCCGCCCCGCCTCCGCGATGCGCCGGCACTCCTTCTCCGACCTCGTCCACCCCGAGGACATCGGCACCCTGCTGCGTACCTCCGCCGAGGGCGGCCGGGCCGAGCTGCGGCTCGAACGCCGGGACGGCACGTACGTCTGGGTCTCGCTCCGTAACTCGGTGGTCGCCGACACCACCGACGGCCCCCGCTTCCTGCTCACGCACGTCGAGGACATAGAGGAGCGCAAGGGCCGCGAACTCCAGCTCGCGCACCGCGCCTCGCACGACTCGCTCACCGGCCTCCCCAACAGCGCCGAACTGCGCTCCCGGCTCAGCGCCCGGCTCTGCTCCCGTCCGCACGCCCTGCGCGAGACCGCCGTCGAGGCGCTGGACGCGGCGTACGGCGGTTACGACGGCACGGTGGTCCACAAGCCGGGCTACGACCCGTACGACGGCTATGACGGGTACGGCGGCTACGACGCGTACGAGGAGACGTCCGGCGGCCCGCGCGGCGGCCCCTTCGACCACCATGTCCACCTCGTCGCGCCCACCGAGAGCGGCGGCGGCGCCCCGGCGGAGGACGGTGGCGACGGCGCCGGGGACGACGGCACGAAAGGGCTCGCGGTCCTCTTCTGCGACCTCGACGGCTTCAAGTCGATAAACGACCGGTTCGGCCACAACACCGGCGACGAGGTGCTGATCGAGGTCGCGCGCCGGCTGACCACGGGCGTACGGGACGGGGACACCGTCGCGCGGCTCGGCGGTGACGAGTTCGTGGTGCTCGCGGACGGACTGGGCGCGGCGGACGCCGCCGATCTCGCCGTACGCCTGCGGAACGCGATCATCCCGCCGATCCGGGTGGACGGCCGGGCGGTCCGGGTGGGGGCGAGCTTCGGCATCAGCTGGGCGAGTTGCGGGATGTCGGTGGAGGAAGTGCTGCAATCGGCCGACCAGCGGATGTACATCGAGAAGCGCTCGCGGAGCAAGGCGCCGCGGCGGGCGGGGTAG
- a CDS encoding carbohydrate-binding protein translates to MTAGNNGASKPEDDDPFGYLYEDGQAAAAAQRGQAGGYGYPGPAAQPGVPRTSYNQVRAVGDRRQAAPPPQQAPYGGQQAQYGQQQQAYAQAPTTAHPTIDPRQLPGQRGAGGGRGSGGGPNNRGLLIAAVAVVAVVVIGITVALMNGDDKKDGDAAPSGGASSSAGEPTSPSSAPSEDADDDDAASGELPKGDAAVMKLTSPAAMSTDIPGAKSESGAYITLNGAGAAASWTFDVPDSGKYTVFVTYGVPGKDADMTLSINGKAIDRPLNMKNFAHAPEGDWEKGWTNTYAWINLEKGSNTIKISCEDGNQCEAALDQFALKTDWVKG, encoded by the coding sequence ATGACGGCCGGGAACAACGGCGCGAGCAAGCCCGAGGACGACGATCCGTTCGGCTATCTGTACGAGGACGGACAGGCAGCCGCCGCCGCTCAGCGCGGCCAGGCGGGCGGCTACGGCTACCCCGGCCCCGCGGCCCAGCCCGGCGTGCCCAGGACCTCGTACAACCAGGTCAGAGCGGTGGGCGACCGCCGCCAGGCGGCTCCTCCGCCGCAGCAGGCCCCGTACGGCGGCCAGCAGGCCCAGTACGGTCAGCAGCAGCAGGCATATGCCCAGGCGCCCACGACCGCGCATCCCACGATCGACCCCCGCCAGCTGCCCGGGCAGCGCGGCGCCGGTGGCGGACGCGGCAGCGGTGGCGGTCCCAACAACAGGGGCCTGCTGATCGCGGCGGTCGCTGTGGTCGCGGTCGTGGTGATAGGTATCACGGTGGCGCTGATGAACGGCGACGACAAGAAGGACGGCGACGCGGCCCCCTCGGGCGGCGCCAGCTCCTCGGCCGGAGAGCCCACGTCGCCCAGCAGCGCCCCGAGTGAAGACGCCGACGATGACGACGCGGCCTCGGGCGAACTGCCCAAGGGCGACGCGGCGGTCATGAAGCTCACGTCCCCCGCCGCGATGTCCACCGACATCCCGGGCGCGAAGAGCGAGAGCGGCGCGTACATCACGCTCAACGGAGCGGGCGCGGCTGCCAGTTGGACCTTCGATGTGCCCGACTCGGGTAAGTACACGGTCTTTGTGACGTACGGCGTGCCCGGCAAGGACGCGGACATGACGCTGAGCATCAACGGCAAGGCGATCGACCGCCCGCTCAATATGAAGAACTTCGCCCATGCGCCCGAAGGGGACTGGGAGAAGGGCTGGACGAACACCTACGCCTGGATCAACCTCGAAAAGGGATCCAACACGATCAAGATCTCGTGCGAGGACGGCAACCAGTGCGAGGCGGCGCTCGACCAGTTCGCCCTCAAGACGGACTGGGTCAAGGGCTGA